In Phlebotomus papatasi isolate M1 chromosome 1, Ppap_2.1, whole genome shotgun sequence, the following proteins share a genomic window:
- the LOC129799457 gene encoding survival of motor neuron-related-splicing factor 30-like: MLVERRRISGYGSVPMSPPEKELKRMAPCAEDQFSKKKLKKQQRLKELEAERETEKNKWLAFTTKSAKKSGSAGIPKSIFASPDNVNGRVGIGTCGVAGKPMTETKTCEKWRKGI, from the exons ATGTTGGTGGAGCGTAGGAGGATTTCTGGGTATGGGAGTGTGCCCATGTCGCCTCCGGAGAAGGAGTTGAAGAGGATGGCACCTTGTGCAGAGGATC AGTTCAGCAAGAAGAAACTGAAAAAGCAACAGAGACTTAAGGAATTGGAAGCTGAGCGTGAGACGGAGAAGAACAAATGGTTGGCTTTTACGACAAAAAGCGCCAAGAAATCTGGATCAGCTGGCATTCCAAAGAGCATCTTTGCGTCTCCGGACAATGTCAATGGGAGGGTAGGAATTGGAACCTGTGGGGTAGCGGGCAAGCCCATGACCGAGACCAAGACCTGCGAAAAGTGGCGCAAAGGTATCTAA
- the LOC129799314 gene encoding negative elongation factor B has product MNLNNLFFTPSPKLRRQGEVVQKLANMIGNNVKLYDMVLQFLRTLFLHTRNVHYCTLRAELLMALHDLEVQDIISVDPCHKFTWCLDACIREKNVDIKRSRELQGFLDNIKRGQEQVLGDLSMTLCDPYSINFLATSAIKILQHLINNEGLARDNTILILLLRMLALGLSAWVMIDSQEFKEPKLDSQVVTKFLPALMSLIVDDQVRHLTARLPPDERESAITTIEHSGPAPDAVEAYIQESTVASILGMYYTLHTARQKDRVGILRVLTILACCKD; this is encoded by the exons ATGAACCTTAACAACCTGTTCTTTACGCCATCTCCTAAG TTACGACGCCAGGGAGAAGTGGTCCAGAAACTAGCTAATATGATCGGGAACAATGTTAAATTGTATGATATGGTGCTCCAATTTTTGCGTACATTATTTCTGCATACCAGAAACGTGCATTACTGCACTCTAAGGGCAGAATTACTGATGGCACTACACGATCTTGAGGTTCAAGATATTATTTCCGTAGATCCATGTCACAAGTTCACATGGTGTTTGGATGCATGTATACGtgagaaaaatgttgatatcaaGCGATCACGGGAGCTACAAGGTTTCTTAGACAATATTAAGAGAGGTCAAGAACAAGTACTTGGGGATCTATCAATGACCTTATGTGATCCCTATTCCATCAACTTCTTAGCAACATCTGCAATCAAAATTCTACAGCACCTTATTAACAATGAGGGTTTGGCCAGAGATAATACCATTTTAATTCTCTTACTGAGAATGCTTGCCCTAGGACTTAGTGCATGGGTCATGATCGATTCCCAGGAATTTAAGGAGCCAAAATTAGATAGCCAGGTTGTGACAAAATTCTTACCAGCTCTCATGTCTCTGATAGTGGATGATcag GTACGACATTTAACAGCTCGTCTTCCCCCAGACGAGCGCGAAAGTGCTATTACAACAATTGAACACTCTGGTCCAGCTCCAGATGCTGTGGAAGCGTATATACAAGAGAGTACAGTGGCATCTATATTAGGTATGTACTATACATTGCACACTGCTCGTCAGAAAGATCGGGTTGGCATTTTACGTGTCTTGACTATTCTTGCATGTTGTAAGGAT
- the LOC129799401 gene encoding synaptic vesicle glycoprotein 2B-like isoform X1 codes for MVSNDRVIFTIDVKLGGERVKNGQKICENGDKISLDEALDQLGFGRIQLLVVLAAGLCLLTVINETMGIGMLMPVAQCDLQLTSSDKGLLSAISFLGIMASSHFWGYLADTRGRRQMIMITLFSTAIVTILSSVAQNFTLFVVLRFLSGVSISGPSATIYPYLGEFNSIRNRDAVITFTSTFAGLSSVIVPALGWYLLPQTWALEVYEGFFFRPWRLQLILHTLPGLLAALLVSLLPESPKFLVSQGKTEEALDIIRWIHRKNSGDSEMEIRELTSEAPAKGQGDGCMRSLWHQMVPLVSFPYLIPFLLYCCLQFGVFYVCAGLGLWFPDIVNRVMQNIGDESRTLCQTIDFQPNATHIELLDESCDDSIKTDTFLYNIFYGLIYVSGYIILGFLIKFFGRRILLVSLLGGSAAVGLALTWLTSHTLMIILLSMHLMFAGVSISVINSSVVAVFPTHLRATAMCITLMFGRLGTFAGSNIIGYFFDINCQLTFFLTVGLMMCKFKIQDCNLIALFLDNSNRLLRNCKICSLALMRLSLALIFT; via the exons ATGGTCTCAAATGATCGTGTGATTTTTACTATTGATGTAAAGTTGGGTGGAGAAAGAGTTAAGAATGGTCAAAAAATCTGTGAAAATGGAGATAAAATATCCTTAGATGAAGCACTCGATCAGTTAG GATTCGGAAGGATCCAATTGCTGGTTGTTCTAGCAGCTGGACTGTGCTTGCTGACTGTGATCAATGAAACAATGGGAATTGGAATGCTTATGCCAGTAGCTCAGTGTGATCTTCAACTAACATCATCTGATAAGGGTTTACTGAGTGCTATCAGTTTTTTGG GAATAATGGCCTCATCGCACTTCTGGGGCTACTTGGCGGACACAAGAGGCcgtcgtcaaatgatcatgatAACTCTGTTTAGCACGGCGATTGTCACGATTTTATCAAGTGTCGCTCAGAATTTTACACTCTTCGTCGTTCTGCGTTTCTTATCAGGCGTAAG TATCTCTGGTCCCTCTGCCACCATCTACCCATATCTTGGTGAATTTAACAGTATCAGAAATCGAGATGCTGTTATTACCTTCACCAGCACCTTTGCGGGCCTTTCATCTGTAATTGTTCCTGCCTTAGGATGGTATCTCTTACCCCAAACCTGGGCATTGGAAGTTTACGAGGGTTTCTTCTTTCGTCCATGGCGTCTTCAATTGATCCTACACACACTGCCTGGGCTTTTGGCAGCACTTCTCGTTAGTCTTCTGCCAGAAAGTCCTAAATTTCTTGTTTCACAG GGCAAAACCGAAGAAGCTCTCGACATCATCAGGTGGATTCACCGGAAAAACTCTGGAGATTCAGAGATGGAAATTCGCGAATTAACTTCTGAAGCTCCAGCAAAAGGTCAAGGAGATGGATGTATGAGGTCGTTATGGCATCAAATGGTGCCTCTTGTATCTTTTCCTTATCTAATTCCCTTCTTGCTCTATTGTTGTCTTCAATTTGGCGTATTTTATGT TTGTGCAGGACTTGGATTGTGGTTTCCGGACATTGTTAATAGAGTTATGCAGAACATCGGTGATGAAAGTCGGACACTTTGCCAGACCATAGATTTTCAACCAAATGCGACACACATTGAGCTTTTAGACGAAAGTTGCGATGACTCCATTAAGACAGATACTTTTCTCTATAACATCTTTTACGGACTCATCTATGTATCTGGATACATTATCCTAGGATTCCTTATAAAATTTTTCGGTCGTCGGATACTTTTAG TGTCACTTTTAGGAGGATCTGCTGCTGTGGGTTTAGCACTCACATGGCTTACAAGTCACACCCTCATGATCATTCTACTGAGCATGCATTTAATGTTTGCCGGTGTTTCAATATCAGTTATAAATTCTTCGGTTGTGGCGGTTTTCCCAACTCATTTGAGAGCCACTGCAATGTGCATCACATTGATGTTTGGACGATTGGGAACTTTTGCTGGCAGCAACATTATAGGTTATTTCTTCGACATCAACTGCCAACTTACATTCTTCTTAACTGTAGGACTGATGATGTGTAAGTTCAAAATACAGGACTGCAATTTAATTGCATTATTCCTTGATAATTCTAATAGACTTTTAAGGAATTGTAAAATCTGCTCATTAGCTCTAATGAGACTCTCATTAGCTCTAATTTTCACTTag
- the LOC129799401 gene encoding synaptic vesicle glycoprotein 2B-like isoform X2, which produces MVSNDRVIFTIDVKLGGERVKNGQKICENGDKISLDEALDQLGFGRIQLLVVLAAGLCLLTVINETMGIGMLMPVAQCDLQLTSSDKGLLSAISFLGIMASSHFWGYLADTRGRRQMIMITLFSTAIVTILSSVAQNFTLFVVLRFLSGVSISGPSATIYPYLGEFNSIRNRDAVITFTSTFAGLSSVIVPALGWYLLPQTWALEVYEGFFFRPWRLQLILHTLPGLLAALLVSLLPESPKFLVSQGKTEEALDIIRWIHRKNSGDSEMEIRELTSEAPAKGQGDGCMRSLWHQMVPLVSFPYLIPFLLYCCLQFGVFYVCAGLGLWFPDIVNRVMQNIGDESRTLCQTIDFQPNATHIELLDESCDDSIKTDTFLYNIFYGLIYVSGYIILGFLIKFFGRRILLVSLLGGSAAVGLALTWLTSHTLMIILLSMHLMFAGVSISVINSSVVAVFPTHLRATAMCITLMFGRLGTFAGSNIIGYFFDINCQLTFFLTVGLMMSCATASFFVKTK; this is translated from the exons ATGGTCTCAAATGATCGTGTGATTTTTACTATTGATGTAAAGTTGGGTGGAGAAAGAGTTAAGAATGGTCAAAAAATCTGTGAAAATGGAGATAAAATATCCTTAGATGAAGCACTCGATCAGTTAG GATTCGGAAGGATCCAATTGCTGGTTGTTCTAGCAGCTGGACTGTGCTTGCTGACTGTGATCAATGAAACAATGGGAATTGGAATGCTTATGCCAGTAGCTCAGTGTGATCTTCAACTAACATCATCTGATAAGGGTTTACTGAGTGCTATCAGTTTTTTGG GAATAATGGCCTCATCGCACTTCTGGGGCTACTTGGCGGACACAAGAGGCcgtcgtcaaatgatcatgatAACTCTGTTTAGCACGGCGATTGTCACGATTTTATCAAGTGTCGCTCAGAATTTTACACTCTTCGTCGTTCTGCGTTTCTTATCAGGCGTAAG TATCTCTGGTCCCTCTGCCACCATCTACCCATATCTTGGTGAATTTAACAGTATCAGAAATCGAGATGCTGTTATTACCTTCACCAGCACCTTTGCGGGCCTTTCATCTGTAATTGTTCCTGCCTTAGGATGGTATCTCTTACCCCAAACCTGGGCATTGGAAGTTTACGAGGGTTTCTTCTTTCGTCCATGGCGTCTTCAATTGATCCTACACACACTGCCTGGGCTTTTGGCAGCACTTCTCGTTAGTCTTCTGCCAGAAAGTCCTAAATTTCTTGTTTCACAG GGCAAAACCGAAGAAGCTCTCGACATCATCAGGTGGATTCACCGGAAAAACTCTGGAGATTCAGAGATGGAAATTCGCGAATTAACTTCTGAAGCTCCAGCAAAAGGTCAAGGAGATGGATGTATGAGGTCGTTATGGCATCAAATGGTGCCTCTTGTATCTTTTCCTTATCTAATTCCCTTCTTGCTCTATTGTTGTCTTCAATTTGGCGTATTTTATGT TTGTGCAGGACTTGGATTGTGGTTTCCGGACATTGTTAATAGAGTTATGCAGAACATCGGTGATGAAAGTCGGACACTTTGCCAGACCATAGATTTTCAACCAAATGCGACACACATTGAGCTTTTAGACGAAAGTTGCGATGACTCCATTAAGACAGATACTTTTCTCTATAACATCTTTTACGGACTCATCTATGTATCTGGATACATTATCCTAGGATTCCTTATAAAATTTTTCGGTCGTCGGATACTTTTAG TGTCACTTTTAGGAGGATCTGCTGCTGTGGGTTTAGCACTCACATGGCTTACAAGTCACACCCTCATGATCATTCTACTGAGCATGCATTTAATGTTTGCCGGTGTTTCAATATCAGTTATAAATTCTTCGGTTGTGGCGGTTTTCCCAACTCATTTGAGAGCCACTGCAATGTGCATCACATTGATGTTTGGACGATTGGGAACTTTTGCTGGCAGCAACATTATAGGTTATTTCTTCGACATCAACTGCCAACTTACATTCTTCTTAACTGTAGGACTGATGATGT catgTGCCACGGCGTCGTTTTTCGTGAAAACAAAATGA
- the LOC129799402 gene encoding calcineurin subunit B type 2, whose amino-acid sequence MGNETSLPMEMCSNFDADEIRRLGKRFRKLDLDNSGALSVDEFMSLPELQQNPLVQRVIDIFDADGNGEVDFKEFIQGVSQFSVKGDKLSKLRFAFRIYDMDNDGYISNGELFQVLKMMVGNNLKDTQLQQIVDKTIVFADKDEDGKISFDEFCSVVGNTDIHKKMVVDV is encoded by the exons ATG GGAAATGAAACATCTTTGCCCATGGAAATGTGCTCCAATT TTGACGCGGATGAAATTCGACGTCTAGGAAAACGTTTTCGGAAGCTTGATCTTGATAATTCTGGAGCATTGAGCGTTGATGAATTCATGTCATTACCAGAATTACAGCAGAATCCTTTAGTTCAACGCGTCATCGATATATTTGATGCCGATGGGAATGGTGAGGTTGACTTCAAAGAGTTCATCCAAGGTGTGTCGCAATTTAGCGTGAAGGGTGACAAATTGTCTAAACTTCGGTTTGCATTTCGAATATATGATATGGATAACGATGGATATATATCTAATGGAGAATTATTTCAA GTTTTAAAAATGATGGTCGGAAATAATCTAAAAGACACTCAATTGCAACAAATTGTTGATAAAACTATCGTATTCGCGGATAAGGATGAagatggaaaaatttcatttgatgaattttgttcCGTTGTTGGAAATACTGATATTCATAAAAAGATGGTTGTTGatgtttaa